From one Falco rusticolus isolate bFalRus1 chromosome 22, bFalRus1.pri, whole genome shotgun sequence genomic stretch:
- the LOC119140538 gene encoding tripartite motif-containing protein 10-like isoform X1, translating into MMESGRSNADLEGWNAKIRKLTEEFEESDTELEECDTENEIGELTAEIDNLTGELEERDRRISKLTSDLGECDAKIKERDRKITKLAAETRRLTALLGDRDSRLRKLTAELAKCDTTIRLFTVELGERHTKIGELTADIGDCNRKLRMHAAELEERDVKIRENEAEIRRLTELLEDRDSEVRKQDAVIRKLTTRLEEFNDQEADESSEELGESALERDELNKELGERDRKIEEITEELVERTAQIDELNTELGERDTKIDELSAEIEKRNRKIDELTAELEEYKAKMRKCIKEHSKCIFLPSTNTPLAFGFKFTSLLIFFYYYCAFLGKEEEKMASVTLDPETAHPRLILSKDQKSVRWEYMLQESPDSPERFDADPCVLGCEAFTSGRHYWVVDLAEGQYCAVGVSKESLRRKGPINFNPEEGIWAVQQWGFKNRALTSPPTLLNLPRVPRKIRISLDYEWGEVAFFDVENKIPIFTFPSASFAGERIRPWFWVELGSLSLVR; encoded by the exons ATGATGGAGTCAG ggAGAAGTAATGCAGATCTTG AAGGATGGAATGCAAAAATCA ggaAGTTAACAGAAGAATTTG AAGAAAGCGACACAGAACTTG AGGAATGTGACACAGAAAATG aaatag gTGAACTTACAGCAGAAATTG acaaTCTGACTGGGGAGCTTG aggaACGTGACAGAAGAATTA gCAAGCTTACATCAGACCTTG GTGAATGCGATGCAAAAATCA aggaACGTGATAGAAAAATTA ccAAGCTTGCAGCAGAAACAC GTAGACTCACTGCACTGCTTG ggGACCGCGACTCAAGGCTTC gGAAACTCACTGCAGAACTTG CAAAATGTGATACAACAATTA gaTTATTTACAGTAGAGCTTG GAGAGCGGCACACAAAAATAG gtgaaCTTACTGCAGACATCG ggGATTGCAACAGAAAACTTC gaaTGCATGCAGCAGAACTTG AGGAACGGGATGTGAAAATCA gggaaaatgaagcagagataA GGCGCCTTACTGAGCTGCTTG aggaCCGGGATTCGGAAGTTC gaaaacagGATGCTGTCATTA gaaaattgaCGACAAGGCTTG agGAATTCAATGACCAGGAAGCTG ATGAATCTTCTGAGGAGCTTG GGGAGAGTGCTCTGGAAAGGG atgAACTCAACAAAGAACTTG gGGAACGTGACAGAAAAATAG aGGAAATCACTGAAGAGCTTG tggAACGGACTGCACAGATTg ATGAACTCAATACAGAGCTGG gAGAACGTGATACCAAAATTG atgAACTGTCTGCAGAAATTG AAAAACGCAATAGAAAAATTG atgAACTCACTGCAGAGCTTG aggaatacaaagcaaaaatgc gaaaatgcaTCAAAGAGCACAGTAAgtgcatttttctcccttctacAAATACCCCTTTGGCTTTTGGATTTAAGTTTACGTcattgctaatatttttttattattattgtgcaTTTTtagggaaagaggaagaaaaaatgg cAAGTGTGACACTGGACCCAGAGACAGCACACCCCCGCCTCATCCTCTCCAAGGACCAGAAGAGCGTGAGATGGGAATACATGCTGCAGGAGTCTCCCGACAGCCCTGAGCGGTTTGACGCCGATCCTTGTGTGCTGGGTTGCGAAGCCTTCACCTCTGGAAGACACTACTGGGTGGTGGATCTAGCTGAGGGACAGTACTGCGCGGTTGGGGTTAGCAAAGAGTCTCTGCGGAGGAAGGGACCCATCAACTTTAATCCCGAGGAAGGGATCTGGGCAGTGCAGCAATGGGGATTTAAGAACCGTGCCCTCACTTCTCCTCCAACCCTCCTTAACCTGCCACGGGTCCCCAGAAAGATCCGGATCTCTCTTGACTACGAATGGGGAGAGGTGGCATTTTTTGATGTGGAGAACAAAATACCAATCTTCACCTTTCCTTCGGCTTCCTTTGCTGGGGAGCGGATCCGGCCGTGGTTCTGGGTGGAGCTGGGCTCACTGTCTCTGGTCCGATGA
- the LOC119140538 gene encoding tripartite motif-containing protein 10-like isoform X3 encodes MQKSERDRKITKLAAETRRLTALLGDRDSRLRKLTAELAKCDTTIRLFTVELGERHTKIGELTADIGDCNRKLRMHAAELEERDVKIRENEAEIRRLTELLEDRDSEVRKQDAVIRKLTTRLEEFNDQEADESSEELGESALERDELNKELGERDRKIEEITEELVERTAQIDELNTELGERDTKIDELSAEIEKRNRKIDELTAELEEYKAKMRKCIKEHSKCIFLPSTNTPLAFGFKFTSLLIFFYYYCAFLGKEEEKMASVTLDPETAHPRLILSKDQKSVRWEYMLQESPDSPERFDADPCVLGCEAFTSGRHYWVVDLAEGQYCAVGVSKESLRRKGPINFNPEEGIWAVQQWGFKNRALTSPPTLLNLPRVPRKIRISLDYEWGEVAFFDVENKIPIFTFPSASFAGERIRPWFWVELGSLSLVR; translated from the exons ATGCAAAAATCA gaACGTGATAGAAAAATTA ccAAGCTTGCAGCAGAAACAC GTAGACTCACTGCACTGCTTG ggGACCGCGACTCAAGGCTTC gGAAACTCACTGCAGAACTTG CAAAATGTGATACAACAATTA gaTTATTTACAGTAGAGCTTG GAGAGCGGCACACAAAAATAG gtgaaCTTACTGCAGACATCG ggGATTGCAACAGAAAACTTC gaaTGCATGCAGCAGAACTTG AGGAACGGGATGTGAAAATCA gggaaaatgaagcagagataA GGCGCCTTACTGAGCTGCTTG aggaCCGGGATTCGGAAGTTC gaaaacagGATGCTGTCATTA gaaaattgaCGACAAGGCTTG agGAATTCAATGACCAGGAAGCTG ATGAATCTTCTGAGGAGCTTG GGGAGAGTGCTCTGGAAAGGG atgAACTCAACAAAGAACTTG gGGAACGTGACAGAAAAATAG aGGAAATCACTGAAGAGCTTG tggAACGGACTGCACAGATTg ATGAACTCAATACAGAGCTGG gAGAACGTGATACCAAAATTG atgAACTGTCTGCAGAAATTG AAAAACGCAATAGAAAAATTG atgAACTCACTGCAGAGCTTG aggaatacaaagcaaaaatgc gaaaatgcaTCAAAGAGCACAGTAAgtgcatttttctcccttctacAAATACCCCTTTGGCTTTTGGATTTAAGTTTACGTcattgctaatatttttttattattattgtgcaTTTTtagggaaagaggaagaaaaaatgg cAAGTGTGACACTGGACCCAGAGACAGCACACCCCCGCCTCATCCTCTCCAAGGACCAGAAGAGCGTGAGATGGGAATACATGCTGCAGGAGTCTCCCGACAGCCCTGAGCGGTTTGACGCCGATCCTTGTGTGCTGGGTTGCGAAGCCTTCACCTCTGGAAGACACTACTGGGTGGTGGATCTAGCTGAGGGACAGTACTGCGCGGTTGGGGTTAGCAAAGAGTCTCTGCGGAGGAAGGGACCCATCAACTTTAATCCCGAGGAAGGGATCTGGGCAGTGCAGCAATGGGGATTTAAGAACCGTGCCCTCACTTCTCCTCCAACCCTCCTTAACCTGCCACGGGTCCCCAGAAAGATCCGGATCTCTCTTGACTACGAATGGGGAGAGGTGGCATTTTTTGATGTGGAGAACAAAATACCAATCTTCACCTTTCCTTCGGCTTCCTTTGCTGGGGAGCGGATCCGGCCGTGGTTCTGGGTGGAGCTGGGCTCACTGTCTCTGGTCCGATGA
- the LOC119140544 gene encoding E3 ubiquitin-protein ligase TRIM7-like encodes MASGSSRAREGGKESTHHTVLQHWLDGGHLGCDPTSCRGSTAQSQLQQGRLGDAQAASHRSRLRKGNFQPKQHLEHLAEKLKLLGLEGGREEKEQLCVWSKRTVTFKGDAKASGSSCDGPRAHGGPTTACVESTQEDRDQIRSDLEKLKKQRKEILEWKTSGERRCQDYLTQTEVERQKIVSEFRQLRRFLKDQELVFLARLGELDREMMRRQEEEETKMSGEIALLDVLICEMEKKLEQPVSRFLQNARSTVDRWEMGSARRMTETFLDLERTLHVISRQNSVLRETLGRFQDILPSELEKEQGPSPGGDGKVFVTLDPDTANAQLVLSRDRRGVRWTDAGQDLPTTPQRFDISSCVLGCQGFTMGRHCWEVEVAGGRTWALGVAQRSVSRKGWLEFQPEKGIWVMGRCGSQYRVFTSPITTFPATGKTGRVWVTLDCGEGKVAFYLAKHEPPIFTFQQVSFGGESIFPFFWVGRGSHLRLCP; translated from the exons ATGGCTTCTGGTTCATCTAGAgcaagggaagggggaaaagaaagcactCACCACACTGTCCTACAGCATTGGCTGGATGGTGGCCATCTGGGCTGTgaccccaccagctgcagaggaagcaCAGCCCaatcccagctgcagcaaggaaggcTTGGAGATGCCCAGGCAGCCAGCCACCGAAGCCGgctcaggaaaggaaatttcCAGCCGAAACAGCATTTGGAGCATTTAGCGGAGAAGCTGAAGCTCTTGGGTTtggaaggaggcagggaggagaaggagcaaCTCTGTGTGTGGAGCAAGAGGACAGTCACCTTCAAGGGTGATGCAAAAGCATCTGGCTCCAGCTGTGATGGACCAAGGGCTCATGGAGGTCCCACTACAGCCTGTGTAGAATCTACCCAGGAGGACAGG gaCCAAATACGCAGTGACCTGGAGAAGCtcaagaaacaaaggaaagagatTTTGGAATGGAAAACAAGTGGAGAGAGGCGATGCCAGGACTATTTG ACACAGACAGAGGTCGAGAGGCAGAAGATTGTGTCTGAATTTCGGCAGCTGCGCCGGTTTCTGAAGGACCAAGAGCTTGTCTTCCTGGCTCGGTTGGGAGAGCTGGACAGAGAGATGATgagaaggcaggaggaagaggagaccAAGATGTCTGGTGAGATTGCTCTCCTTGATGTCCTGATCTGCGAGATGGAGAAGAAGCTTGAGCAACCTGTGAGCAGATTCCTGCAG AATGCCCGAAGCACTGTGGACAG GTGGGAGATGGGCAGTGCCCGGAGGATGACTGAGACCTTCTTGGACCTGGAAAGGACGCTCCATGTTATTTCTCGACAAAACTCTGTCCTCAGAGAGACGCTGGGGAGATTTCAAG ACATTTTGCCATCTGAACTGGAGAAAGAGCAAGGACCATCTCCAGGAGGAGATGGAAAAG TGTTTGTGACTCTGGACCCTGACACTGCAAACGCCCAGCTTGTCCTCTCCCGGGACCGGCGGGGGGTGAGATGGACAGATGCAGGGCAGGATCTGCCCACCACCCCGCAGCGATTTGACATCTCCTCCTGTGTACTGGGCTGTCAAGGCTTCACCATGGGGAGACACTGCTGGGAGGTGGAGGTGGCCGGAGGCAGGACCTGGGCACTGGGGGTGGCCCAACGTTCTGTGTCCAGGAAGGGTTGGCTTGAGTTTCAACCAGAGAAGGGAATCTGGGTAATGGGGCGCTGTGGGAGTCAGTACCGCGTCTTCACTTCCCCCATCACCACTTTCCCTGCCACTGGGAAAACTGGGAGGGTGTGGGTGACTCTGGACTGTGGAGAGGGGAAAGTGGCATTTTACCTCGCCAAGCATGAGCCCCCCATCTTTACCTTTCAACAAGTCTCATTTGGTGGGGAGAgcatcttccctttcttctgggTGGGGAGAGGCTCCCATCTCCGTCTCTGCCCATGA
- the LOC119140538 gene encoding tripartite motif-containing protein 10-like isoform X2, translating to MMESGRSNADLEGWNAKIRKLTEEFEESDTELEECDTENEIGELTAEIDNLTGELEERDRRISKLTSDLGECDAKIKERDRKITKLAAETRRLTALLGDRDSRLRKLTAELAKCDTTIRLFTVELGERHTKIGELTADIGDCNRKLRMHAAELEERDVKIRENEAEIRRLTELLEDRDSEVRKQDAVIRKLTTRLEEFNDQEADESSEELGESALERDELNKELGERDRKIEEITEELVERTAQIDELNTELGERDTKIDELSAEIEKRNRKIDELTAELEEYKAKMRKCIKEHRKEEEKMASVTLDPETAHPRLILSKDQKSVRWEYMLQESPDSPERFDADPCVLGCEAFTSGRHYWVVDLAEGQYCAVGVSKESLRRKGPINFNPEEGIWAVQQWGFKNRALTSPPTLLNLPRVPRKIRISLDYEWGEVAFFDVENKIPIFTFPSASFAGERIRPWFWVELGSLSLVR from the exons ATGATGGAGTCAG ggAGAAGTAATGCAGATCTTG AAGGATGGAATGCAAAAATCA ggaAGTTAACAGAAGAATTTG AAGAAAGCGACACAGAACTTG AGGAATGTGACACAGAAAATG aaatag gTGAACTTACAGCAGAAATTG acaaTCTGACTGGGGAGCTTG aggaACGTGACAGAAGAATTA gCAAGCTTACATCAGACCTTG GTGAATGCGATGCAAAAATCA aggaACGTGATAGAAAAATTA ccAAGCTTGCAGCAGAAACAC GTAGACTCACTGCACTGCTTG ggGACCGCGACTCAAGGCTTC gGAAACTCACTGCAGAACTTG CAAAATGTGATACAACAATTA gaTTATTTACAGTAGAGCTTG GAGAGCGGCACACAAAAATAG gtgaaCTTACTGCAGACATCG ggGATTGCAACAGAAAACTTC gaaTGCATGCAGCAGAACTTG AGGAACGGGATGTGAAAATCA gggaaaatgaagcagagataA GGCGCCTTACTGAGCTGCTTG aggaCCGGGATTCGGAAGTTC gaaaacagGATGCTGTCATTA gaaaattgaCGACAAGGCTTG agGAATTCAATGACCAGGAAGCTG ATGAATCTTCTGAGGAGCTTG GGGAGAGTGCTCTGGAAAGGG atgAACTCAACAAAGAACTTG gGGAACGTGACAGAAAAATAG aGGAAATCACTGAAGAGCTTG tggAACGGACTGCACAGATTg ATGAACTCAATACAGAGCTGG gAGAACGTGATACCAAAATTG atgAACTGTCTGCAGAAATTG AAAAACGCAATAGAAAAATTG atgAACTCACTGCAGAGCTTG aggaatacaaagcaaaaatgc gaaaatgcaTCAAAGAGCACA ggaaagaggaagaaaaaatgg cAAGTGTGACACTGGACCCAGAGACAGCACACCCCCGCCTCATCCTCTCCAAGGACCAGAAGAGCGTGAGATGGGAATACATGCTGCAGGAGTCTCCCGACAGCCCTGAGCGGTTTGACGCCGATCCTTGTGTGCTGGGTTGCGAAGCCTTCACCTCTGGAAGACACTACTGGGTGGTGGATCTAGCTGAGGGACAGTACTGCGCGGTTGGGGTTAGCAAAGAGTCTCTGCGGAGGAAGGGACCCATCAACTTTAATCCCGAGGAAGGGATCTGGGCAGTGCAGCAATGGGGATTTAAGAACCGTGCCCTCACTTCTCCTCCAACCCTCCTTAACCTGCCACGGGTCCCCAGAAAGATCCGGATCTCTCTTGACTACGAATGGGGAGAGGTGGCATTTTTTGATGTGGAGAACAAAATACCAATCTTCACCTTTCCTTCGGCTTCCTTTGCTGGGGAGCGGATCCGGCCGTGGTTCTGGGTGGAGCTGGGCTCACTGTCTCTGGTCCGATGA